From Quercus lobata isolate SW786 chromosome 1, ValleyOak3.0 Primary Assembly, whole genome shotgun sequence, one genomic window encodes:
- the LOC115954116 gene encoding F-box/LRR-repeat protein At4g14103-like, whose amino-acid sequence MLSLLPTKDAARTSILSKSWENQWMCIPNLVFQQLCHGERTLFKNFVDRVLLLRDSDIEKFTLYFHVLHDAFLVNAWISAVVRHNVQELHISLSDFEGSFSLSDCLFTCETLTRLNIDMPCILKLPPTIYFSKLKILALRCVSFSDWHPTQKLFAGFPVLENLCLDECHWMNQMVVSISVPKLSWLTIHETERKRLTDLDGCQVTILGVSLIGFYYTGEFFNEYSLCNSSLLEEASIYACGFKKRPRQVVVNRIYKLLKGVSNAKEIMLSSYAVEALKYAAEFPRHMPMFNKLLNLELRRRSINLGSTALLKILQESPNLKTLEFSEVFSLSSDCEKDDSILDPVPPCLLSQLNCIRVCCYHGDEKELSAIKILLENALVLNKIVIYCSKHLAGDLEKQEKAMAITIDGMVAFVAIPPPPPPLTPPLSPHGL is encoded by the exons ATGCTTTCCTTATTGCCAACAAAAGATGCTGCAAGGACAAGCATACTTTCGAAAAGCTGGGAAAATCAATGGATGTGCATTCCCAATCTTGTCTTTCAACAACTGTGCCATGGTGAGAGAACACTTTTCAAGAATTTTGTGGATAGAGTGCTTCTTCTTCGTGATTCTGATATAGAAAAATTCACTCTCTATTTTCATGTGCTACATGATGCATTTCTTGTTAATGCGTGGATCTCTGCCGTAGTAAGGCATAATGTTCAAGAGTTGCATATTAGCCTATCCGACTTTGAAGGATCATTTTCATTGTCTGATTGCTTGTTTACTTGTGAGACGCTGACACGCTTAAATATTGATATGCCCTGTATACTTAAACTTCCTCCTACAATTTATTTCTCAAAGCTCAAAATCTTAGCTCTTAGGTGTGTTAGCTTTTCAGATTGGCACCCCACCCAGAAGCTATTTGCTGGTTTTCCAGTCCTTGAGAACTTGTGTTTGGATGAGTGCCATTGGATGAATCAAATGGTTGTGAGTATTAGTGTCCCCAAGCTTTCTTGGTTGACCATACATGAAACTGAAAGGAAAAGGTTGACTGATTTGGATGGTTGTCAGGTCACGATTTTGGGAGTTAGTCTCATAGGATTTTACTACACGGGTGAATTCTTCAATGAATATTCTTTATGTAACTCATCCTTACTTGAAGAGGCATCCATTTATGCTTGTGGCTTCAAGAAAAGACCAAGACAAGTTGTTGTCAACCGTATTTATAAGCTTCTAAAAGGGGTCTCTAATGCAAAAGAAATAATGCTTTCAAGCTATGCTGTTGAG GCTCTAAAATATGCTGCAGAATTCCCACGTCATATGCCTATGTTCAATAAATTGCTGAATTTGGAATTACGGCGAAGGTCAATAAATCTTGGCTCCACAGCACTGTTGAAGATATTGCAAGAATCTCCCAATCTTAAGACTCTGGAATTTAGTGAG GTGTTCAGTCTATCCTCAGATTGTGAAAAAGATGATAGCATACTGGACCCAGTGCCTCCATGTTTATTGTCACAGCTAAACTGCATTAGAGTTTGTTGTTATCATGGAGATGAAAAGGAGCTATCTGCAATAAAGATTTTGCTCGAGAATGCGCTGGTCTTGAACAAAATAGTTATATATTGTTCAAAGCATTTGGCAGGGGACTTGGAGAAGCAGGAGAAG GCCATGGCAATCACCATTGATGGTATGGTCGCCTTTGTTGCcataccaccaccaccaccaccattaacaccTCCTTTGTCACCACATGGTCTTTGA
- the LOC115954117 gene encoding F-box/FBD/LRR-repeat protein At5g56420-like, with amino-acid sequence MDLCAVKHNVQELQICLSNIQEPFSLPHCLFTCVTLTKLDLTMPCILKLPPTICLSKLKILVLKGVSFSDEHSTQKLFSGFPVLEELCLDDCRWMNLKVVSICAPKLSSLMIQDPYKKRWSDSDNCQVTILGVSLESFYYTGEFFNEYSLHKLALLVEAYINVCGSRTRPRLVANRMYTLLIGFSNAKEIMLTSFAVEALRYAAELLPHMPMFNNLLDLDFIDGSINLDSIALLKILQESPNLKTLEFSEGVSLSTDCEKVDSILDPVPPCFLSQLKCIKVGYYNGDEKELSAVKILLKNAVALDRIVISFSKNFAAYLEKRGKAYAVEPERATFERYKPRSTASTLFSFAVRISMLHQSKISAFYGI; translated from the exons ATGGATCTCTGCGCAGTAAAGCATAATGTTCAAGAGTTGCAAATTTGCCTTTCCAACATTCAAGAACCATTTTCATTGCCTCATTGCTTGTTTACTTGTGTGACACTAACAAAGTTAGATCTTACTATGCCTTGTATCCTTAAACTTCCTCCTACAATTTGTTTGTCAAAGCTCAAAATCTTAGTTCTTAAGGGTGTTAGCTTTTCTGATGAGCACTCAACCCAAAAGCTATTTTCTGGTTTTCCAGTCCTTGAGGAGTTGTGTTTAGATGATTGCCGCTGGATGAATCTCAAGGTTGTGAGTATTTGTGCTCCCAAGCTTTCTTCCTTGATGATACAAGACCCTTATAAGAAAAGGTGGAGTGATTCGGATAATTGTCAGGTTACGATTTTGGGAGTTAGTCTCGAAAGTTTTTACTACACTGGTGAATTCTTCAATGAATATTCTCTACATAAGTTAGCCTTACTTGTAGAGGCATACATTAATGTTTGTGGCTCTAGAACAAGACCAAGACTAGTTGCTAACCGCATGTATACCCTTCTAATAGGGTTCTCTAATGCAAAAGAGATAATGCTTACAAGCTTTGCTGTTGAG GCTCTAAGATATGCTGCAGAACTCCTTCCTCATATGCCTATGTTCAATAACCTGCTGGATTTGGATTTCATTGACGGGTCAATAAATCTTGACTCCATAGCACTGTTGAAGATATTGCAAGAATCTCCCAATCTTAAGACTCTGGAATTTAGTGAG GGGGTTAGTCTGTCCACAGATTGTGAAAAAGTTGATAGCATACTGGACCCAGTGCCTCCATGTTTTTTGTCACAGCTAAAGTGCATTAAAGTTGGTTATTATAATGGAGATGAGAAGGAGCTATCTGCAGTAAAGATTTTGCTCAAGAATGCAGTGGCCTTGGACAGGATCGTTATATCTTTTTCAAAGAATTTTGCAGCGTACTTGGAGAAGCGGGGCAAG GCTTATGCTGTGGAACCTGAAAGGGCTACTTTTGAGAGATATAAACCAAGAAGTACTGCTTCAACTCTATTCTCTTTTGCTGTCCGTATATCAATGCTACATCAATCTAAGATTTCTGCATTCTATGGCATATAA